In the Aridibaculum aurantiacum genome, AGATGTGCCGGCAAAGGAGCAGAACAGGCTTATTAAGAATCTAACAGCACACGAATTCGAGGTGAAAGGGAAAACAACTTTCAAAGAAGAATTTGTAACCTGCGGCGGCATTAAACTTTCAGAGGTTGATGCCAATACAATGGAAAGCCGGATCGTTCCAAACTTATACTTTGCCGGCGAGATAATGGATGTGGACGGCATCACAGGCGGCTTCAATTTTCAGCATGCGTGGACGAGTGGGTGGATAGCAGCAAAGAGTATTGCAGCTAAATAAATGCTACAGGTCCTGGTATTGTTGTAGTGTTAGTGTCCAATCATAATCTTTATACTTTATGGCAGGCTTACTTCCTCCAGGAATGATCTGCAGGTCCTGCAGTATTTTCCTGGTGCCGTCTTTGCCGCCAAAGTCTGCCCTGAACCAGCTCATAAGCTTAGGTACTTTTACAACATTATTAGAGCTGTCATATTCTACATCTCCGGTGAGGTAGCTGCGGGTTGCCATGTCTAGTTGTTTATCAACTTTAGCAGCATCGTAAAACGCTATAGGCGGGCAGCTGCTGGCGCCGCAGTTGAGCGCAAAATGTATTCGCCAGTCTACACTGTCTACGCGCCATTTCTTTTCAAGTGAGGATGGAAATAGTTTATTGAAATAGCCCATGCTCAATTTATTTTTTGAGCGGCGCAATATTCCATGTTCTATAAAATCCAGGCTTAGCTGATGCCCCGCCACCTTTACTTGCTTAATGGAAAAGAAGCTGTTCCTGCTTTTGTATTTTAATGGGTCCTTCTTCAGAAGCATCTGCACATATCCATTGTAAACGTTCAGCCAGAAGGCCTTCTTTTTACAGTCTGTATCTAATTCCTGAGTAATGGCAGCCTCTGTTAGATTAGAAAGTTGTTCCGCCAGGGAATCTGTTTCTTCTCCTGTTTTTACAGCATACAAAAATTGCTGCGCAGTTGCTTGTATAGAACCCGGAGATGCCAGTGCTGAAGACATAATGAACAACGATAAAATGATAGCTGCCAATTTCATGAAACATATACGTGTGGTTTAGTGGAAGAGTTTCAAGCTATTGTTTTAAATAAACCTGCCAGGCATCGGTAGTAAGGGAACTGTTCATCAACCAGCCTAATCTAAAAGCAGTTTTCCTTACATAGATCATCAGGGTTGATTAATAGAATGGGGTGACTATGTACAAGTGCACCAGCTAATGACCGCTCATAACAAAAGTGGAC is a window encoding:
- a CDS encoding DUF547 domain-containing protein: MKLAAIILSLFIMSSALASPGSIQATAQQFLYAVKTGEETDSLAEQLSNLTEAAITQELDTDCKKKAFWLNVYNGYVQMLLKKDPLKYKSRNSFFSIKQVKVAGHQLSLDFIEHGILRRSKNKLSMGYFNKLFPSSLEKKWRVDSVDWRIHFALNCGASSCPPIAFYDAAKVDKQLDMATRSYLTGDVEYDSSNNVVKVPKLMSWFRADFGGKDGTRKILQDLQIIPGGSKPAIKYKDYDWTLTLQQYQDL